The genomic DNA TAACGCAAATCAAGTAAGTTCTGCAACTTTTACTCTTCCAGAAGGAGAGTGGCAGATACTCGCAGATAACAAAGTTGCAACGACAAAACCTTTTGGCTCAGTTTCTGGTGATGTTGTGCTTCAACCAATAAGTGGAATGATACTGATAAAAAAGTAGAGAATTTGCACCTTGAGACTTCACTTACGGGGGAGTGAAACTCCTCCGTTATTTCTGTATTCAAGGGGTTTCCACTAAAGATGCTCCGGAATAATAAATTCCAATTTCCATTAGATGAGTAGATAAGATTCAACTTTTTGTTTACCCACCTCCTTTGTTTCTAGACAGTGTTTATCAGTTGCAAATTCACTTCATACCAAGCCTCCTATTAGGAAGGGTGTTTACACAGTCCTGATAGGGATGAAAAGAGTAAAAGAAAAACTGTGCCTAATTGCTAAATTTTGGAGTTTATTGGTTCCAGAATTATTGAAAAGGATATTGCTAACAACAGCTTCTAGTCAATGTATAGAGTGTAAACTAAACAAGAGTAAGACTGGTTTTAATCCCTAGGTGTAGGTTTGGCTACTTCCTACTTAGTGAAAAGGGAATAGAAAAAGTTTGACTGATCTTCATATCCGTTTTTGAAATTATGTTTTTTTATGTTGTTTACGAAGGTTTCATACATCTCCCTGTTTCTTAGAAGTTCTATAGTTTTTGATATAACTTTTTTTGGATTCTCTATGTGTAGTCCTAGTTTCTCTCTTTCAACGAATTTTACAGTTCCTGTTTCTTGTCCCCATATATAGCTTGATATTATGATTGGTTTTTCTAGAACTAGTGCTTCCATAGTTCCTGATGCTCCAGCTTTGGTGATTATAACATCAGCGATGTTTTGTAACTCATACATGAAGTCTATAAAACCGAATACCTTGACATTGTAATTGTATTTATTGTGTTCATTTACTATTTTCCTTACTCTCTCCTCCATATCTTTATCTCTTCCGCAGACTACTGCAAGGTCTATTCCTTTAGCGTTTTGGTTGAGTAGAAAATGTCTTACGACACTATCAGCATTTCTTAGTGCTACACCGCCACTTGCTATAAGCACTAGGTTGTTTTCAGGGTTAAACCCTAGTTTACTCTTGATCTGCCTTAACTCCTCAGGAGGTAGTTTCTTTGAGTATTTTGGGTTGAGGATCATGGGAAGTTTTACCAAATTCTCGGGAGGGACCTTGTATCTTTTTACAGCAATGTTGTATAAGTAGTCCGTATATACTATCATCTTGAGATCACGGTAATGAAACCAAGCGGGATGAGGAGTGAAAGGATCTAACACCATCACATATATTGGTATGTTTTTACCAGAATCTTTCACAGCTTGTCTTATTACACCGTTAAGTAGAGGATGAAAACTTACTATAAGATCTGGGTTATACTCCTCCAGAGCCTTTCTAAACCTTTTAATGGTTCTCATTTTTATTAAGTTTTGTTCAATACTCATTACGGGGCGTAAGATGCTTATATAGTATACGGTTATATACGCTAGCAAGGCTTTAGCGGAGACTACTGTATATCCGCTTTCTATTAGAGATTTGAGAATTTTATTCTCTTCGCCGAAGCCTTCAAATAGAATGCACTCAAATGTGTCAGGGTATACTGTTTCTAATGCTTCCTTAAGAGCTTTAGCAGGTCCCAAATGTCCTCCACCAGTAAGTAGGTAGGGCATCAACACTTTCTTTTTGCTCATAGTTGACTCCTTTTTGAGGTTTATTATAACTAATATTTTGAAGATTTCTCAATTTTTAGGGATATCTGGTAGTCAATAAGGTTTAAAATTCACAGCTAGGTGTGGTTTTTCCTTCTTTCTCTTGCAGTTTCCTGTCGGGGACTAGGTAAGTTTTCTTCCTAGTAAGCATCTAAGAAGCTTGGTGTGAAGTTAAGTTTCATAACTGACGAACGCTATCTAGAACCGAAAGAAGTAAGCAGAAGTTTGGAATCCTGATTGTTCACTTGGTAGAAATTGGAATTTGTTGGATAGCATTCCTGTGTTTTTGAAAATGGAGTTTTGGAAAGTTTACAATATATTTGACATTTTTCTTGCTGTAGGGAGGTTTAGATATGAAGGTAAGAAGGTTTTTCTCTAAGCTTATGTTGAATTGGTTTGTCCTGAATTTAGTTCTTACTGGTTTTTTAGTTGGTGTCATTTTTTCGTTTGGTGTTTTAGGAGGCAGTTGTAGTTATACTAAGGATAGAGGGAATGTTTCTTTTGCTAGTAGTAGTGGTGTTGATCTTTCCAAGCTTCCAGAGGAGTATAGATATGCTTATTCAGTTCAGAGAGTGTTGAATGATGTTGCTGAGAAGGTGTCTCCTGCTGTTGTAAACATAAAGAGTGAGAGCGTTGTGGAGTATACCTATAGGGATCCGTTCTATGAGTTTTTCCGAGATGATGAGTTTCTGAGGAAGTTTTTTGATGTTCCTGATTTTTTCAAAGAGAGAAAGTATAAGCGCACTATACCAAGTTTAGGTTCAGGGTTTATTATATCTAGGGATGGCTATATACTTAGCAACCTTCACGTTGTAAGACCTGGAGGCAAAATGGCAAAGGATATAATCGTTACAGTTCTTAAGTCTGGTAAAGAATATAAGGCCAAGGTTGTGGGATATGATGAAGCGACAGATATAGCAGTTCTAAAGATTGAGCCAAAGGAGGAGTTACCTGTAGTGACCCTGGGGGATTCTGATAAGGTTAGGGTGGGAGATTTTGCTATTGCGATAGGTAACCCATTTGGGCTTAATGGAACCTTTACATTTGGAACTATAAGTGCAGTGAACAGGGATATACAAGGTATTGTTTTCTCAAAGTATATTCAGACTGATGCTCCGATAAATCCTGGGAACAGTGGTGGACCTCTTGTTAATCTTTTTGGTGAGGTTATTGGAATAAATACATTCATAGTTTCTACAAGTCAGATGGGAACTGGGGGTAATATTGGTATTGGTTTTGCTATACCTATAAATACTGCTAAGAAGGTGGTGAAACAGTTGGTTGAGAAAGGTAGGGTGGAGAGAGGGTATTTGGGAGTTACGGTGCTGAATCTTGATAGTGAAACTAGAAAGCAGATGGGATTACCAGAAGATTTAGGTGTGTTGGTTAGTATGGTTGAGCCGAATAGTCCTGCAGACAAGGCAGGTATAAAACAAGGAGATGTTATAACTGAGGTTGATGGAGAAAGAATTACTTCTAGTGATGCTTTGGTTAACAAGATAGCGTCAAAGTCTCCTGGTGAAGTGGCGAAAGTTAGGGTTTTTAGAGATAATAAATACCTAGAGTTTAGTATTAAGGTTGGTTTGAGACCTTCTGAAGAGGAACTTGCGAAGAAGTTTGAGAGTGGTGAGGAAGGTTATCGTGGGAATCAGTATGAGTATAGGGGGGTAGTAGTTGTTAGCAATCCGAATGGTAATGGAGTAGTCGTTGTGACAGTGAAGGAGGATAGTGTTTTTAGTGGAATCTTACAGAAGGGAGATATAATTGTGGAGATTAACGGTAAGAGGATATATACACTTTCTGATTTCCAAGATTTTGCTAAAGCTAATAAAGATGCTAAGAAGTTTTTAGTGAAGTTCTATAGAGACAATATGCTGATGATAAGAGGGTTTTCAGTAAAGTAGTAGAACGGAGGTAGAAGTAAATGGAGAACATAAAACCGCTTAGTTTTGAGATGCCTATAGTTGAGATGGAGAAAAAGATAGAAGAGATGAAACAAGTTCTTGGGCTGAATGATGATTCACCCGAGATAAGGAATTTACACAAGCAGTTGGAGGATATAAAGAATAAGATTTACTCTAACCTTTCTGAGTGGCAGATTGTTGAGATTTCTAGGCATCCGAATAGGCCAACTTTTGTTGACTACCTTAGTGCAATATTTACTGATTTTATAGAGCTTGCTGGAGATAGATATTTTGGCGATGATAAGGCGATAATTGCTGGGTTTGGCAAGCTTGATAACATTTCTGTTTGTATAGTTGGTCAGGAGAAAGGCAAGTCAGTTGAAGAGAAGATAAGGAGAAATTTCGGTATGCCTCATCCTGAGGGTTATAGGAAGGCCATCAGGGTTATGAAGCTTGCTGAGAGGTTTAGAATACCAGTGATAACCTTTATAGACACTGCTGGTGCTTACCCTGGTGTTGGAGCGGAAGAAAGAGGACAAGGAGAAGCTATTGCTAGAAACCTTATGGAGATATCTGGGCTTAAAACCCCTATAATATCGGTGGTCATAGGAGAGGGAGGAAGTGGTGGAGCTTTAGCTATTGGTGTTGCGGATAGAATCTATATGCTTGAGTATGCTACATATTCCGTAATATCTCCCGAAGGGTGTGCTTCTATCCTCTGGAAGGATGCATCTAAGGCGCCTGAGGCTGCAAAAGCGTTAAAACTCACCGCAAGATGGTGCAAAGAGTTTGGTGTAGTGGATAAGATAATAAAAGAACCGTTAGGGGGTGCTCATAGAAATCCTGATTTAGTTTTTAGTAATTTGAAAGCAGAGCTAATAAAGGATATTGGGTATCTGCTCAAACTTTCAAATGAACAGCTTTTGAAAATGAGATATGCGAAGTTTAGGAACATTGGAGCTTATGAGGTAAAGTGAAATGATAAGGTATTTTACCTCGGGCGAGTCTCACGGTAAAGGGATATCTGCTGTGGTCTATGGTTTTCCGTCAAATATACCTGTTGACTTGGATTACATAAATTCTTGTCTTTCAAGAAGGCAGAGAGGTTATGGTCGTGGTGATAGAATGAAAATAGAAAAGGATGTTGTTGAGATCTTAGGTGGAGTAAGGGGTGGTAAAACCCTGGGTGTGCCAATATCAATGGTTGTCTGGAATAGAGATTGGGAAAATTGGAAAGACAGAAGTTTACCTAGAGTAACAAAACCTCGTCCAGGACATGCAGATTTGGTTGGAGTTTTGAAATATGGTTTTGACGATATAAGGGATGTCTTGGAAAGAGCAAGTGCAAGGGAGACAGTTGTTAGAGTTGCAGTAGGTGCATTAGCAAAGTATACTTTGGAGAAGTTTTTTGATGTTTTGATATTCTCACATGTTGTGTTATTTGGTGGTGTGAAGATTGACCTAAAGGGGCTTACCTATAGACAAATAATGGAAAACTCATTGTCTTCAGATGTTGGGATTGGTAACCCTAGATTTGAAAAAGATGTGAAAGAGTGTGTTGACAAAGCTAAAGAGGGGGGAGATACTCTGGGGGGAGTAGTGGAGGTAGTTGTTTTAAATCCTCCTGTTGGTTTGGGAAGTTATGCTCATTGGGAGGACAAAATTGATGCTAGGATAGCTTATGCAGTTATGAGCATACAAGCGGTAAAGGGAGTTGAATTTGGGATAGGTTTTAAAGCTGGGGAAATCAGAGGAAGTGAGATGCATGATGAGATATTCTGGGATGGTCAGAGATTCTTTAGAAAGACAAACAATGCTGGTGGAGTTGAGGGAGGAGTGACAAATGGTGAACCTATAATACTAAGGTGTGTTATGAAACCAATTTCTACGCTAGTAAGACCCAAAAGATCGGTTGATATAGTTACTAAGGAAGAACTCCTAGCTCATGTTGAGAGATCTGATGTTTCTGCAGTTCCATCATTGGGTGTCATTGTTGAATCTGTAGTTGCTATTGAGCTTCTAAGTGCACTGCTAAAAAGATACGGAGGTGATGATATCAATCTTATCAAAAGATGCTTTGAACTGGATGATATACAGAAAAATAGAACGGGAATGACAGTTATTGATAGAGTCTACTTAGAGTAGAGGTTGTCAATTATTTTAAGCAAACCTTATTATCTATTTAGCTCACTAGTTTCCTATGAAGTCTAAGATTTACAGTTGGGTGCAGTTTCTTCTCCTTATTTTCCTCGCAGTCCCTGGCGGGACTGATGAACTTCTCTTTTGGCAAGCACCTAGCCTAGTATGAAATGAGGTTTTGTTACCGAAGAACACTGCCTAGAACCAAAGGGGATAAATAGAAGTGAGCAAAAATTTTAGAATCTTGTTTACTCTCCTAATGAAAATTGGAATTTATTGCTAACTTTCTGACTATGCTTTTAAAACATTCACCTCTGTGTTCATAGTTTTTGAACATGTCAAAGCTTGCATAAGCTGGTGAGAATAGGACGATATCTCCTTTATCAGCAATTTCTCTTGCTTTTGTTACTGCGTCTTCTAGATTTTCTGCTTTGTAGAATTTGTTGTATCCTTGGGTTTTGAGTTTTTCAACTATAAGTTCTCTAGTGCTTCCGATTGCGATAACATACTTAACTTTTTTCTTTATTATGGGAACAGCTTCGTCAAAGTCCATTCCCTTGTCAAGTCCTCCTACGATCAGGACTATTGGGTTATCTAGACTTCTTATTGCACTAACCATTGCGTTTATAGTTGTGGACTTAGAGTCGTTTATGTATTTTGCTCCATCTATTTCTGTAACAAATTCCATCCTGTGTGGTAATGGTTCAAAAGAGTAAATGCTTTCCTCAATTATCTCTTTGGGTAGTTCCATTTCCATTCCTATTGCAACTGCTATCATGATATTCTCAATATTGTGTTTGCCTATCAGTTTAACTCTAGTTGTATTGATAACTTTTTCTTCTTCAAACCATATATAGCCGTCTCTGAGGTATACCTCTTTGCTACTTAGTTTTCCGTTTCTACCTTCATAGGCCGAGAAAAAGATTTTTCTGCACCTTAGGTTATTTACTTGCGGTAAGTTCAGAAGGGATTTGTTTAGAACGCTTATTTCTTTCTCCTCAGAGTTCTTGAACAAGGAAAACTTTGACGCAATGTAATCTTCAAACGAGGGGTATCTATCAAGGTGATCTTTTGCAATGTTAGTTATAGCTCCTATTTTTGGGGTGAACTCTCTTGTGGTATCTATTTGAAAACTACTTATCTCTAGAACGAGAGTTTCAATATCCTCTTCAAAGAGTGAGAATATTGGTATGCCTACATTACCGCCAATGAATGTTTTAGGGAGGTAGGAACTTAGGACTTTGTGTGTTATATTGGTTGTTGTTGTTTTACCGTCCGTTCCTGTTATAGCGATGTATCTGATATTGGGTTTTAGCCTGTAAAAAAGTTCAATATCTCCTATGACTTCAATGTCTTTTTCCAAAGCTTTAGCTATAATTGGATTAGTCAGAGGCACACCTGGGCTTGAGATAATCATCTCTACATTATCAAGCTCTGCATCCTCTGTGCCTAGTAGGTCAATGACTTCTCCTTTTGCTTTTTCTTTGACCTTGGATAGAAGTTCTTCTTTTTCGGGGTCTCTGACTTTGTCGGAGATTAAAACGTTGCAACCCTTTTCGGCTAGGAACTTGGCAGTATGAAAGCCTGTTCTATGAGTGAATCCTAATACTAAGAAGTTCTTTTTACCTAGTATCATATTTCTACTCCTTGTTTATTCAATATGCACTCTTGGGTCCATAGCATCCCTTAAGGCTTCTCCTAGTAGGTTTAGTCCAACCACGGTTATGAATATAGCGATACCTGGGAAGACTGCCAGCCACCATGCATAACTTATATATTGGTTTCCGAGGAGGAGAATATTACCCCAGCTTGGGGTAGGAGGTTGGACTCCGAGTCCTAGGAAGCTTAAGGATGATTCAACAAGAACTGCTCCTGCTATACCAAAGACTAAGGAGACAATAGCGGGATTTATAGCGTTGGGTAGGAGGTGTCTTGTCAGTATGTATATATTACTTGTTCCTGTTATTTTAGAGATTTTAACAAAGTCCATATTTGAGACTCTTAGGGTTTCTCCTCTTACAAGCCTAGCTACTCCTGTCCAGCCAGTGAGTCCTATTACGAACATTATGTTATAGATGTTGGGGGGTAGGAAGGCTAAGATAGTGAGGATAAGAAAGAGAGTTGGAAAGGTCATGAAAACCTCTATTACCCTCATGATGATAGCGTCAACTATTCCTTTGAAGTATCCTGCTAGAAGTCCTAGGGTAGTGCCTATGATGAATGCTGTTCCCATTGCTACGATTCCTACGGATATTGAGACTTGAGTCCCGTATATTATTCTTGCGAGAACATCTCTTCCTAGGTCATCAGTTCCGAGAAGATGTTCTTTAGAGGGTGGTAGGAGTTTTTTTTCAAGGTTTATTGTGTATGGGTTGTGTGGAATAGGTGGCATTATTTTGAAACTACTTTTTGACCAATCTACCTCTTCGGCGTATTTGGAGGGTAGAAGCACTGGAAAGAATACTCTCCCGTCAAGTATGCAGAATATGGGTTTATTGTTGGCGACAAACGGTGAGAATATGACGGTAAAGAGAAGGAGAAAAACGATAGAAAGCCCAATGATACCTAGCTTATTTGAGAAGAAGCGGTTTTTGACAAACTCTAGGTAAGTCATTTTGTGGATAGAACCTTAAGTATTTGGGCGGTAGAGGATTTGAACCTCTGACCTCTTGCTTGTAAGGCAAGCGCTCTAACCACTGAGCTAACCGCCCGTTGTTTTACTAACTTTTGCTTTTTCTATTCTTGCCTTGGCGTAGTTCATCAAACCGCCGTGTCTAAATATCTCAAAGAGTATTTTTGGGAAAGGTTTTATCTTGAACTCTTTGTCTTTGGTAATGTTTCTCACAATACCTTTTTCTAGGTCAATTTCAATTATGTCTCCAGTGTCTGTGTTGTCAACAGCTTCGGGTGCCTCAACAATGGGTAGTGCTCTGTTTATTGAGTTTCTGAAGAATATCCTTGCAAACGATTTAGCGACAACTGCACTTACTCCAGCGGATTTTATTGATATGACTGCATGCTCTCTTGAGGAACCTGAGCCAAAGTTTTTCCCTGCAACGAGAATGTCTCCTTTTTGGACTTTACTTGCAAACGTTGGATCTTCGTCCTCAAGACAGTGTTTTGCTAGTTCTTTTGGATCTGTTGTGTTCAAATACCTT from Brevinematia bacterium includes the following:
- a CDS encoding glycosyltransferase — encoded protein: MSKKKVLMPYLLTGGGHLGPAKALKEALETVYPDTFECILFEGFGEENKILKSLIESGYTVVSAKALLAYITVYYISILRPVMSIEQNLIKMRTIKRFRKALEEYNPDLIVSFHPLLNGVIRQAVKDSGKNIPIYVMVLDPFTPHPAWFHYRDLKMIVYTDYLYNIAVKRYKVPPENLVKLPMILNPKYSKKLPPEELRQIKSKLGFNPENNLVLIASGGVALRNADSVVRHFLLNQNAKGIDLAVVCGRDKDMEERVRKIVNEHNKYNYNVKVFGFIDFMYELQNIADVIITKAGASGTMEALVLEKPIIISSYIWGQETGTVKFVEREKLGLHIENPKKVISKTIELLRNREMYETFVNNIKKHNFKNGYEDQSNFFYSLFTK
- a CDS encoding Do family serine endopeptidase yields the protein MKVRRFFSKLMLNWFVLNLVLTGFLVGVIFSFGVLGGSCSYTKDRGNVSFASSSGVDLSKLPEEYRYAYSVQRVLNDVAEKVSPAVVNIKSESVVEYTYRDPFYEFFRDDEFLRKFFDVPDFFKERKYKRTIPSLGSGFIISRDGYILSNLHVVRPGGKMAKDIIVTVLKSGKEYKAKVVGYDEATDIAVLKIEPKEELPVVTLGDSDKVRVGDFAIAIGNPFGLNGTFTFGTISAVNRDIQGIVFSKYIQTDAPINPGNSGGPLVNLFGEVIGINTFIVSTSQMGTGGNIGIGFAIPINTAKKVVKQLVEKGRVERGYLGVTVLNLDSETRKQMGLPEDLGVLVSMVEPNSPADKAGIKQGDVITEVDGERITSSDALVNKIASKSPGEVAKVRVFRDNKYLEFSIKVGLRPSEEELAKKFESGEEGYRGNQYEYRGVVVVSNPNGNGVVVVTVKEDSVFSGILQKGDIIVEINGKRIYTLSDFQDFAKANKDAKKFLVKFYRDNMLMIRGFSVK
- a CDS encoding acetyl-CoA carboxylase carboxyltransferase subunit alpha, producing MENIKPLSFEMPIVEMEKKIEEMKQVLGLNDDSPEIRNLHKQLEDIKNKIYSNLSEWQIVEISRHPNRPTFVDYLSAIFTDFIELAGDRYFGDDKAIIAGFGKLDNISVCIVGQEKGKSVEEKIRRNFGMPHPEGYRKAIRVMKLAERFRIPVITFIDTAGAYPGVGAEERGQGEAIARNLMEISGLKTPIISVVIGEGGSGGALAIGVADRIYMLEYATYSVISPEGCASILWKDASKAPEAAKALKLTARWCKEFGVVDKIIKEPLGGAHRNPDLVFSNLKAELIKDIGYLLKLSNEQLLKMRYAKFRNIGAYEVK
- the aroC gene encoding chorismate synthase, with translation MIRYFTSGESHGKGISAVVYGFPSNIPVDLDYINSCLSRRQRGYGRGDRMKIEKDVVEILGGVRGGKTLGVPISMVVWNRDWENWKDRSLPRVTKPRPGHADLVGVLKYGFDDIRDVLERASARETVVRVAVGALAKYTLEKFFDVLIFSHVVLFGGVKIDLKGLTYRQIMENSLSSDVGIGNPRFEKDVKECVDKAKEGGDTLGGVVEVVVLNPPVGLGSYAHWEDKIDARIAYAVMSIQAVKGVEFGIGFKAGEIRGSEMHDEIFWDGQRFFRKTNNAGGVEGGVTNGEPIILRCVMKPISTLVRPKRSVDIVTKEELLAHVERSDVSAVPSLGVIVESVVAIELLSALLKRYGGDDINLIKRCFELDDIQKNRTGMTVIDRVYLE
- the murD gene encoding UDP-N-acetylmuramoyl-L-alanine--D-glutamate ligase codes for the protein MILGKKNFLVLGFTHRTGFHTAKFLAEKGCNVLISDKVRDPEKEELLSKVKEKAKGEVIDLLGTEDAELDNVEMIISSPGVPLTNPIIAKALEKDIEVIGDIELFYRLKPNIRYIAITGTDGKTTTTNITHKVLSSYLPKTFIGGNVGIPIFSLFEEDIETLVLEISSFQIDTTREFTPKIGAITNIAKDHLDRYPSFEDYIASKFSLFKNSEEKEISVLNKSLLNLPQVNNLRCRKIFFSAYEGRNGKLSSKEVYLRDGYIWFEEEKVINTTRVKLIGKHNIENIMIAVAIGMEMELPKEIIEESIYSFEPLPHRMEFVTEIDGAKYINDSKSTTINAMVSAIRSLDNPIVLIVGGLDKGMDFDEAVPIIKKKVKYVIAIGSTRELIVEKLKTQGYNKFYKAENLEDAVTKAREIADKGDIVLFSPAYASFDMFKNYEHRGECFKSIVRKLAINSNFH
- a CDS encoding ABC transporter permease, which gives rise to MTYLEFVKNRFFSNKLGIIGLSIVFLLLFTVIFSPFVANNKPIFCILDGRVFFPVLLPSKYAEEVDWSKSSFKIMPPIPHNPYTINLEKKLLPPSKEHLLGTDDLGRDVLARIIYGTQVSISVGIVAMGTAFIIGTTLGLLAGYFKGIVDAIIMRVIEVFMTFPTLFLILTILAFLPPNIYNIMFVIGLTGWTGVARLVRGETLRVSNMDFVKISKITGTSNIYILTRHLLPNAINPAIVSLVFGIAGAVLVESSLSFLGLGVQPPTPSWGNILLLGNQYISYAWWLAVFPGIAIFITVVGLNLLGEALRDAMDPRVHIE
- the leuD gene encoding 3-isopropylmalate dehydratase small subunit — translated: MIIKGKVWKYGDDIDTDKIIPARYLNTTDPKELAKHCLEDEDPTFASKVQKGDILVAGKNFGSGSSREHAVISIKSAGVSAVVAKSFARIFFRNSINRALPIVEAPEAVDNTDTGDIIEIDLEKGIVRNITKDKEFKIKPFPKILFEIFRHGGLMNYAKARIEKAKVSKTTGG